The Neobacillus sp. OS1-2 genome includes a window with the following:
- the spoIIP gene encoding stage II sporulation protein P, which produces MKKARTSGTFLIVQGTSLLKIFAALSLFLILVFSISGLLTSLKPQYRIMSASVNQAATNVNGELLYQLMGWENHHFLKAENNWASAPKLTSLVFKLSNNINLDDPRSLLGRELPGFFQFDGKILVAGEGTNYTNMPIESSPPIDIMKAEREAALQNLEGLDQPTNESPTLPPGQTTGDRKVVYVYFTHNRESFLPYLKGVTDPNSASHSQINVTKIGDQLKTSLEDRGIGTFIDKTDVQANLIKKGLKYPRSYQESGSLVQEAIASNRDLQYLIDIHRDSQRKDHTTTTINGKSYAKLAFIIGGRNPNHEKNEELARDLHVLLEKKYKGLSRGVFVKNEPGSNSVYNQNLSDKAILIEFGGVDNTFEELNRSADALADVFSEYYWQAEKVNQDENQSTDKQ; this is translated from the coding sequence ATGAAGAAGGCTAGAACATCAGGCACGTTTTTAATTGTTCAAGGGACAAGCTTACTAAAAATCTTTGCTGCACTATCATTATTTTTGATCTTGGTCTTTTCTATTAGCGGGCTCTTAACCTCGTTAAAGCCGCAATATAGAATTATGTCTGCCTCCGTAAATCAAGCGGCAACAAACGTAAATGGAGAATTGCTCTATCAATTAATGGGCTGGGAAAATCATCATTTTTTAAAAGCGGAAAATAATTGGGCCTCGGCTCCAAAACTAACCAGTTTGGTGTTTAAATTATCAAACAATATCAATCTTGATGATCCTCGCAGCCTTCTTGGAAGAGAACTTCCCGGGTTCTTTCAATTTGATGGAAAAATTCTAGTTGCAGGTGAAGGGACGAATTATACGAATATGCCGATTGAGTCATCACCTCCAATTGATATCATGAAGGCTGAGCGTGAGGCAGCGCTTCAAAATTTAGAAGGATTAGATCAACCGACTAATGAGAGTCCAACACTTCCCCCGGGACAAACAACGGGTGATCGTAAGGTTGTCTATGTTTATTTTACCCATAATAGGGAATCCTTTTTACCATATCTGAAAGGTGTCACAGATCCAAACTCGGCCTCACACTCACAAATAAACGTCACCAAGATTGGCGATCAACTTAAAACAAGCCTCGAAGATAGAGGAATTGGAACATTTATTGATAAAACAGATGTCCAGGCCAACCTAATAAAAAAAGGTTTAAAATACCCAAGATCATATCAAGAATCAGGGTCATTAGTACAAGAGGCTATAGCGTCAAACCGAGATCTGCAATATTTAATAGATATCCATAGGGATTCACAGCGAAAAGACCATACGACCACTACAATTAATGGAAAGTCATATGCCAAGCTTGCATTTATTATTGGTGGTAGAAATCCAAATCATGAAAAAAATGAAGAGTTAGCAAGGGACCTCCATGTTCTTTTAGAAAAAAAATATAAGGGTTTGAGTAGAGGAGTTTTTGTGAAAAATGAACCTGGATCAAATAGTGTCTATAATCAAAACCTATCTGATAAGGCCATTTTAATTGAATTTGGCGGTGTTGATAATACCTTTGAAGAATTAAACCGTTCGGCAGATGCCCTTGCAGATGTGTTTAGTGAATATTACTGGCAAGCAGAAAAAGTGAATCAAGATGAAAATCAATCCACTGATAAACAATAG
- the hrcA gene encoding heat-inducible transcriptional repressor HrcA: MLTDRQLLILQVIVDDFIRSAQPVGSRSLSKKEEISFSSATIRNEMADLEELGYIEKTHTSSGRVPSEKGYRYYVDHLLPPQVVNQQDISIIRSIFAEKIYEFEEIIQRSAKILSELTNYTSIVLGPAVSINKLKKIQIIPLNKETAVAIFVTDTGHVENRTFSLPVSVDASDLEKTVNILNDRLSGVSLENLNDKIYKEVAMLLRQHIHNYDLILHTIADSLKMPIHEKLFFGGKTNILSQPEFHDISKIRTLLMMIDQEEWIYNLIRKDSAGIHVKIGTENNITAMDNCSLITASYAVGQEKLGTIAILGPTRMEYSRVIGLLQFLSSDLTEVLTKLYQNN; this comes from the coding sequence TTGTTAACAGATCGTCAATTGTTAATTCTGCAAGTTATTGTTGATGACTTTATTCGATCTGCCCAACCAGTCGGCTCAAGAAGCTTGTCGAAAAAGGAGGAAATTTCCTTTAGTTCGGCTACGATTCGTAATGAGATGGCTGACCTTGAAGAGTTGGGGTATATCGAAAAGACACATACCTCATCAGGTCGTGTGCCATCAGAAAAAGGTTATCGGTATTATGTAGATCATTTGTTGCCTCCTCAAGTTGTAAATCAGCAGGATATATCGATTATCAGGTCCATTTTTGCTGAAAAGATTTACGAGTTTGAAGAGATCATTCAAAGATCGGCCAAAATTCTTTCGGAGCTGACCAATTATACCTCGATTGTTCTTGGCCCAGCCGTAAGCATAAATAAGCTGAAAAAAATCCAAATCATTCCGTTGAACAAAGAGACAGCGGTAGCCATTTTTGTTACGGATACAGGACATGTTGAAAATCGTACCTTCTCATTACCAGTCTCTGTGGATGCAAGTGATTTAGAAAAAACGGTGAATATTTTAAATGATCGGCTTTCAGGTGTTTCTTTAGAGAATTTAAACGATAAGATTTATAAGGAAGTAGCGATGCTTTTAAGGCAGCACATTCATAATTATGATTTAATACTGCATACAATCGCTGATTCTTTAAAGATGCCAATCCATGAAAAGCTATTCTTTGGTGGAAAAACAAATATCTTAAGCCAACCGGAATTTCATGATATTTCAAAGATCCGTACACTCCTGATGATGATCGATCAGGAAGAATGGATTTATAATTTAATTCGAAAAGACTCTGCAGGAATCCATGTCAAAATTGGCACGGAAAATAATATTACTGCCATGGACAATTGCAGCCTAATCACTGCCTCCTATGCAGTTGGTCAAGAAAAATTGGGTACAATTGCTATCCTAGGTCCAACGAGAATGGAATATTCACGTGTAATCGGTTTACTCCAATTTTTAAGCAGTGATTTGACTGAAGTCTTGACAAAGTTGTATCAAAATAATTAG
- the hemW gene encoding radical SAM family heme chaperone HemW: MIKAAYLHIPFCEHICHYCDFNKVFLKGQPVDDYLQALDKEMKLTLEQVPTDSLQTIFVGGGTPTSLNEQQLYRFCESVNRHLPMSESLEFTFEANPGDLTKEKLQILKDAGVNRISLGVQTFNETLLKKIGRTHSARDVYQTIDNAKTIGFENISVDLIFSLPTQTVQDFKETLAEAFTLNITHYSAYSLIIEPKTVFYNLLKKGKLPTPGEDIEASMYEILMEEMEKNGFNQYEISNFSKPGYESRHNLTYWNNEYYYGFGAGAHSYVNGIRRSNSGPLKRYIEQINTCQLPVFEEHPVTKAEQMEEEMFLGLRKTAGVSIPHFIEKFSLNPLDLFEKEIQDLVNKQWIEVKDNHIYLTKSGRFLGNEVFQAFLGVI; encoded by the coding sequence ATGATCAAAGCAGCATACCTTCATATCCCATTCTGTGAGCATATTTGCCATTATTGCGATTTTAATAAGGTATTTCTAAAAGGGCAGCCCGTAGATGATTATCTGCAGGCGCTAGACAAAGAAATGAAGTTAACACTTGAACAGGTGCCGACAGATTCATTACAGACTATCTTTGTTGGTGGCGGTACACCAACTTCCTTAAACGAACAGCAATTATATCGGTTCTGTGAGAGTGTGAATCGACATTTGCCCATGAGTGAGTCATTGGAATTTACTTTTGAAGCAAATCCAGGTGACTTAACGAAGGAAAAATTACAAATATTAAAAGACGCGGGAGTCAATCGAATCAGCCTTGGTGTTCAAACCTTTAATGAAACGTTATTAAAAAAAATCGGCCGTACCCATTCGGCGAGGGATGTATATCAAACCATTGATAATGCTAAAACGATTGGGTTTGAAAATATCAGCGTAGATCTTATTTTCAGTTTACCGACGCAAACGGTTCAAGATTTTAAAGAAACGTTAGCAGAGGCATTTACTTTAAATATCACCCATTATTCGGCATATTCATTGATCATTGAACCAAAAACAGTCTTTTATAATTTACTGAAAAAAGGCAAGCTCCCTACCCCGGGTGAAGATATCGAAGCAAGCATGTATGAAATATTGATGGAGGAAATGGAAAAGAACGGTTTTAATCAATATGAAATCAGCAATTTTTCCAAACCGGGCTATGAAAGCAGGCATAATTTGACATACTGGAATAATGAATATTATTACGGGTTTGGGGCTGGTGCCCATAGCTATGTGAATGGGATTAGACGATCAAATTCAGGGCCGTTGAAAAGATATATCGAACAAATAAACACATGTCAGCTACCAGTCTTTGAAGAACATCCAGTAACGAAAGCAGAACAAATGGAAGAGGAAATGTTTCTTGGTTTACGGAAAACAGCAGGCGTTTCAATTCCACATTTTATCGAGAAATTTTCATTGAATCCGCTTGATTTGTTTGAAAAGGAAATTCAGGATTTAGTCAATAAACAATGGATAGAAGTGAAGGATAATCATATATATTTAACTAAAAGTGGCCGTTTTTTAGGAAATGAAGTGTTTCAGGCCTTTTTAGGTGTAATCTAG
- the lepA gene encoding translation elongation factor 4 — MNREDRLKRQAKIRNFSIIAHIDHGKSTLADRILEKTNALTSREMKDQLLDSMDLERERGITIKLNAVQLKYKAKDGEEYIFHLIDTPGHVDFTYEVSRSLAACEGAVLVVDAAQGIEAQTLANVYLALDNDLEILPVINKIDLPSAEPERVRNEIEEVIGLDASEAVLASAKAGIGIEEILEQVVKAVPAPTGDPDAPLKALIFDSLYDAYRGVVAYIRVVDGTVKVGDKIKMMATGKEFEVNEVGVFSPKATMLEELTVGDVGFLTASIKNVGDTRVGDTITNAKNGAVEPLPGYRKLNPMVYCGLYPIDTARFNDLREALEKLQLNDSALQFEPETSQALGFGFRCGFLGLLHMEIIQERIEREFKIDLITTAPSVIYHVHMTDGSEVKVDNPSNLPDPQKIDRVEEPYVKATMMAPNDYVGAIMELCQFKRGIFIDMQYQGENRVSIVYEIPLAEIVYDFFDQLKSSTRGYASFDYELIGYKPSSLVKMDILLNAEKVDALSFIVHKDFAYDRGKVIVEKLKELIPRQQFEVPIQAAIGQKIVARSTIKAMRKNVLAKCYGGDISRKRKLLEKQKEGKKRMKQVGSVEVPQEAFMAVLKMDDNNAKK, encoded by the coding sequence ATGAATAGAGAAGACAGACTGAAACGCCAAGCAAAAATTAGAAATTTTTCGATTATTGCCCATATCGACCATGGGAAATCAACATTAGCTGACCGTATATTAGAAAAAACCAATGCTTTAACATCCCGTGAGATGAAGGATCAGCTTTTGGATTCAATGGATCTAGAAAGAGAACGTGGGATTACCATAAAGTTAAATGCTGTCCAGTTAAAATATAAAGCAAAAGATGGCGAAGAATATATTTTCCATTTAATTGATACACCGGGACACGTCGATTTTACCTATGAGGTATCAAGGAGTCTTGCTGCCTGTGAAGGGGCTGTCTTAGTTGTCGATGCAGCACAAGGAATTGAAGCACAGACACTAGCGAACGTTTACCTTGCACTCGATAACGACCTTGAAATTTTACCAGTTATCAATAAAATTGATTTGCCTAGTGCTGAGCCGGAACGGGTTCGCAATGAAATTGAAGAGGTCATCGGACTAGATGCTTCGGAAGCGGTGTTAGCATCTGCAAAGGCTGGAATAGGGATAGAAGAAATCCTTGAACAAGTGGTAAAAGCGGTGCCGGCCCCAACGGGAGATCCAGACGCCCCATTAAAGGCCTTGATTTTTGATTCCTTATATGATGCCTATCGCGGCGTTGTTGCTTATATTCGTGTTGTGGATGGTACGGTTAAAGTTGGCGATAAAATCAAAATGATGGCAACCGGAAAAGAGTTTGAAGTAAATGAAGTGGGTGTGTTTTCACCGAAAGCAACGATGCTGGAAGAATTAACTGTTGGTGATGTTGGCTTTTTAACAGCCTCGATTAAAAATGTCGGTGATACTCGTGTCGGGGATACGATTACAAACGCAAAGAATGGAGCTGTCGAGCCGCTTCCTGGTTACCGAAAGCTAAATCCAATGGTATATTGCGGTCTTTATCCAATCGATACAGCCCGATTCAATGATCTACGTGAAGCACTTGAAAAGCTGCAATTAAATGATTCCGCTCTCCAATTTGAACCTGAAACCTCACAAGCCCTTGGCTTTGGTTTTCGTTGTGGATTCCTAGGACTGCTCCACATGGAAATCATCCAGGAGAGGATTGAACGGGAATTCAAGATTGATTTAATCACTACCGCTCCAAGTGTAATTTATCATGTTCATATGACTGACGGTTCTGAGGTGAAAGTTGATAATCCATCAAACCTGCCTGACCCGCAAAAAATTGACCGTGTGGAAGAGCCCTACGTGAAAGCGACAATGATGGCTCCAAATGATTATGTCGGTGCGATTATGGAGCTTTGTCAGTTCAAGAGGGGAATTTTCATTGATATGCAATACCAAGGTGAAAACCGGGTCAGTATTGTCTATGAAATTCCATTGGCCGAAATTGTTTACGATTTCTTTGATCAGTTAAAATCAAGCACAAGAGGCTACGCATCCTTCGATTATGAACTGATTGGATATAAACCATCCAGTCTTGTAAAAATGGATATATTGTTAAATGCGGAAAAAGTGGATGCATTAAGCTTTATTGTTCATAAAGATTTTGCATATGACCGTGGAAAAGTAATTGTTGAGAAATTGAAAGAACTCATTCCAAGGCAACAGTTTGAGGTTCCCATCCAGGCTGCAATTGGTCAAAAAATTGTTGCTCGTTCCACAATTAAAGCGATGCGTAAAAACGTATTAGCAAAATGTTATGGCGGCGATATCTCCCGTAAACGTAAACTATTAGAAAAACAAAAAGAAGGTAAAAAGCGGATGAAACAAGTAGGTTCCGTTGAAGTACCTCAAGAGGCGTTTATGGCAGTTTTAAAAATGGATGACAATAACGCAAAAAAATAA
- the gpr gene encoding GPR endopeptidase — translation MEESIDLSQYSVRTDLAIEAREMVIAGKSVGQEENLSQIEGVIIKEKDVDDIKISLVEVTKQGEEHLGKKAGRYLTMEVQGIRQQNTEVQQKVEEIFAREFAYFLEGSGIKKTDSCLVVGLGNWNVTPDALGPMVCENLLITRHLYQLQPENVEEGYRSVSAMSPGVMGLTGIETSDIIFGIVEKTKPDFVIAIDALASRSIERVNSTIQISDTGIHPGSGVGNKRKELSKETLGIPVIAIGVPTVVDAVSITSDTIDFILKHFGKELREGNRPSRALAPAGMSFGEKRKLTEEDLPEEKHRKTFLGMIGTLPEDEKRKLIYEVLSPIGHNLMVTPKEVDVFIEDMANLIANGLNASLHSAVDQGNAGYYTK, via the coding sequence ATGGAAGAGTCGATTGACTTAAGTCAGTACTCCGTTCGAACTGATTTGGCTATTGAAGCAAGGGAAATGGTGATTGCCGGGAAATCAGTGGGGCAAGAGGAAAACCTTTCGCAAATTGAAGGCGTCATTATCAAAGAAAAAGATGTTGACGATATAAAAATTTCATTGGTTGAGGTAACGAAACAAGGCGAAGAGCACCTTGGTAAAAAAGCTGGACGGTATTTAACGATGGAGGTTCAAGGCATCAGGCAGCAAAATACCGAGGTTCAGCAAAAGGTAGAGGAGATTTTTGCCCGAGAATTCGCTTATTTCTTGGAAGGATCAGGTATCAAGAAAACAGATTCCTGTCTTGTTGTCGGTCTTGGGAATTGGAATGTTACCCCCGATGCACTAGGTCCTATGGTCTGTGAAAATTTATTGATTACCCGGCATCTTTACCAGCTTCAACCTGAAAATGTCGAAGAAGGTTACCGTTCCGTTAGTGCCATGTCGCCAGGTGTGATGGGGCTGACGGGGATTGAGACAAGCGATATCATTTTCGGTATTGTTGAAAAGACAAAACCTGATTTTGTTATCGCCATTGATGCGTTGGCATCAAGATCAATTGAAAGGGTTAATTCGACCATTCAAATTTCCGATACTGGAATTCATCCTGGGTCAGGCGTTGGTAATAAAAGAAAAGAACTAAGTAAAGAGACCTTAGGCATCCCTGTTATTGCGATTGGAGTTCCAACGGTCGTTGATGCCGTTTCGATTACTAGTGATACCATTGATTTCATCCTGAAGCATTTTGGAAAGGAATTGAGGGAAGGGAATCGTCCCTCTAGAGCGCTTGCCCCAGCTGGAATGAGCTTTGGGGAAAAAAGAAAACTAACGGAAGAGGATCTGCCTGAAGAAAAGCACCGGAAGACGTTTCTGGGAATGATTGGTACGCTGCCAGAGGATGAAAAAAGAAAATTAATTTACGAGGTACTTTCGCCAATTGGGCATAACCTAATGGTAACACCTAAAGAAGTAGATGTGTTTATTGAAGATATGGCCAACTTAATTGCCAATGGGTTAAATGCTTCACTTCATAGTGCAGTCGACCAAGGAAATGCCGGCTACTATACAAAATGA
- the rpsT gene encoding 30S ribosomal protein S20, whose protein sequence is MPNIKSAIKRVKTTEAKNAQNTTAKSAMRTAVKKVEAAVTLNDATAAKEALVTAASKLDKAAAKGLIHKNAAARKKSRLMKKSNAL, encoded by the coding sequence ATGCCTAACATTAAATCTGCTATTAAGCGTGTAAAAACAACTGAAGCTAAAAATGCTCAAAATACAACTGCTAAATCTGCAATGCGTACAGCTGTTAAGAAAGTAGAAGCTGCTGTTACTCTTAACGACGCTACTGCTGCTAAAGAAGCATTAGTTACTGCTGCTAGTAAATTAGACAAGGCTGCTGCAAAAGGTCTTATCCACAAAAATGCTGCTGCTCGTAAAAAATCACGTCTAATGAAGAAATCAAACGCTCTTTAA
- the dnaK gene encoding molecular chaperone DnaK, whose translation MSKIIGIDLGTTNSCVSVLEGGEPKVIPNPEGNRTTPSVIAFKNGERQVGEVAKRQAITNPNTIMSIKRHMGTNHKENIEGKDYTPQELSAIILQYLKSYAEDYLGEPVTKAVITVPAYFNDAERQATKDAGRIAGLEVERIINEPTAAALAYGLDKTDQDQTILVYDLGGGTFDVSILELGDGVFEVKSTAGDNRLGGDDFDQVIIDYLVEQFKKENGIDLSKDKMALQRLKDAAEKAKKDLSGVTSTQISLPFITAGAAGPLHLEVTMSRAKFDELSASLVERTMGPTRQALSDAGLSPSQIDKVILVGGSTRIPAVQEAIKKATGQEPHRGVNPDEVVAMGAAIQGGVITGDVKDVVLLDVTPLSLGIETMGGVFTKLIDRNTTIPTSKSQVFSTAADSQTAVDIHVLQGERPMAANNKTLGRFQLTDIPPAPRGIPQIEVNFDIDKNGIVNVRAKDLGTNKEQQITIKSSTGLSDEEIQKMVREAEENAEADKQRKEEVELRNEADQLVFTTEKTLKDLEGKVDASEVTKANEAKDALKAAIEKNDLNEIRTAKDALQEIVQALTVKLYEQAAQAQQAQQGGQEGGNTSANDDVVDAEFEEVKEDK comes from the coding sequence ATGAGTAAAATAATTGGTATTGACCTTGGTACAACAAACTCTTGTGTGTCCGTACTTGAAGGCGGGGAACCAAAAGTAATTCCGAATCCGGAAGGAAATCGCACAACTCCCTCTGTTATTGCATTTAAAAACGGTGAACGCCAAGTTGGGGAAGTGGCAAAACGCCAAGCAATTACAAATCCAAACACGATTATGTCGATTAAACGTCATATGGGAACAAATCATAAAGAGAATATTGAAGGTAAAGATTATACACCACAAGAGCTTTCTGCCATTATTCTTCAATATTTAAAATCCTATGCTGAGGATTATCTTGGTGAGCCTGTAACAAAGGCAGTTATTACAGTACCTGCTTACTTTAATGATGCAGAACGTCAAGCAACAAAAGACGCTGGGAGAATTGCCGGCCTTGAAGTTGAGCGAATCATTAATGAGCCTACTGCTGCCGCATTAGCATACGGTTTAGATAAAACAGATCAAGATCAAACGATTCTTGTTTATGACCTTGGCGGAGGTACATTTGACGTTTCCATTCTTGAACTTGGTGACGGAGTATTTGAAGTAAAATCAACTGCCGGCGACAATCGCTTAGGCGGGGACGATTTTGACCAAGTGATTATTGATTATTTAGTGGAACAATTCAAAAAGGAAAACGGCATCGACCTTTCAAAAGATAAAATGGCATTACAACGCTTAAAAGATGCCGCTGAAAAAGCGAAAAAAGATCTATCTGGTGTGACTTCAACACAAATTTCTTTACCATTCATCACTGCGGGTGCTGCGGGTCCACTTCATCTTGAAGTAACGATGTCTAGAGCAAAGTTTGATGAACTATCTGCGAGTCTTGTGGAACGGACAATGGGTCCAACACGTCAAGCACTCAGTGATGCGGGATTATCACCATCACAAATTGATAAAGTTATCCTTGTTGGTGGTTCGACACGAATTCCTGCCGTTCAAGAAGCTATTAAAAAAGCAACAGGTCAAGAGCCACACCGTGGTGTTAACCCTGATGAAGTGGTAGCTATGGGTGCTGCCATTCAAGGCGGCGTTATCACTGGTGATGTTAAGGACGTGGTATTGCTTGACGTAACTCCACTTTCACTTGGTATTGAGACAATGGGCGGCGTGTTTACAAAGTTGATTGACCGTAACACAACGATCCCTACATCTAAATCGCAAGTATTCTCAACGGCAGCAGACAGTCAAACAGCTGTAGATATCCATGTACTTCAAGGGGAACGTCCTATGGCAGCGAATAACAAAACCTTAGGCCGCTTCCAATTAACTGATATTCCGCCAGCACCACGCGGAATTCCACAAATTGAAGTAAACTTTGATATTGATAAAAACGGTATCGTAAATGTTCGTGCTAAAGACCTTGGTACGAATAAGGAACAACAAATTACGATTAAATCTTCAACAGGTCTTTCTGATGAGGAAATTCAAAAAATGGTAAGAGAAGCAGAAGAAAATGCTGAAGCCGATAAACAGCGTAAGGAAGAAGTGGAGCTTCGCAATGAGGCTGACCAGCTTGTCTTTACAACGGAAAAGACGTTAAAAGATCTTGAAGGCAAGGTAGATGCTTCAGAAGTTACAAAGGCAAATGAAGCGAAAGATGCATTAAAAGCAGCCATTGAGAAAAACGATCTAAACGAAATCCGTACTGCCAAAGATGCATTACAGGAAATTGTTCAAGCATTAACTGTGAAGCTTTATGAACAAGCCGCACAAGCACAACAAGCGCAGCAGGGCGGTCAAGAAGGTGGCAACACATCTGCAAACGACGATGTCGTGGATGCAGAATTTGAAGAAGTTAAAGAAGATAAATAA
- the dnaJ gene encoding molecular chaperone DnaJ: protein MSKRDYYEVLGVSKGASKDEIKKAYRKLSKQYHPDINKEPDAADKFKEIAEAYEVLSDDQKKAHYDQFGHTDPNQGFGGGADFGGGFGGFEDIFNTFFGGGGGSRRRDPNAPRQGADLQYTMTVSFEEAAFGKETDIEIPREETCNTCSGSGAKPGTKPETCQHCQGSGQLNVEQNTPFGRIVNRRTCHHCNGTGKEIKQKCSTCGGKGKVQKRKKIHVKIPAGIDDGQQLRMAGQGEAGFNGGPAGDLYVVFQVRQHEFFERDGDDIYCEMPITFVQASLGDEIEVPALNGKVKLKIPAGTQTGKKFRLKGKGIPNVRGYGVGDQYIIVRIITPTKLSDKQKQLLKEFAELSGSSPIGEHEESFFSKVKRAFKSE, encoded by the coding sequence ATGAGTAAACGGGATTACTATGAAGTGCTCGGTGTAAGTAAGGGTGCTTCTAAGGATGAAATAAAAAAAGCTTATCGCAAGCTTTCTAAACAATATCATCCAGATATTAATAAAGAGCCGGATGCGGCTGATAAATTTAAGGAAATCGCGGAAGCATATGAAGTGTTAAGCGATGATCAAAAAAAGGCTCATTATGACCAATTTGGACATACTGATCCAAACCAAGGTTTTGGCGGCGGTGCTGATTTCGGCGGCGGCTTTGGTGGCTTCGAAGATATTTTTAATACGTTCTTCGGTGGCGGAGGCGGTTCGAGAAGACGTGACCCGAATGCGCCAAGACAAGGAGCAGACCTCCAATACACCATGACTGTTTCCTTTGAGGAAGCAGCATTTGGTAAAGAAACAGATATCGAAATTCCACGTGAAGAAACATGTAATACATGTAGCGGTTCAGGTGCAAAGCCCGGAACAAAACCGGAGACTTGTCAGCACTGCCAAGGATCTGGGCAGTTAAATGTGGAGCAAAATACTCCGTTTGGGAGAATTGTTAACCGCCGTACATGCCATCACTGTAATGGTACGGGGAAAGAAATAAAACAAAAATGTTCAACCTGCGGCGGTAAAGGGAAAGTGCAAAAGCGTAAGAAAATTCATGTCAAAATTCCTGCAGGTATTGATGATGGTCAGCAGCTTCGGATGGCAGGTCAAGGGGAAGCAGGATTTAATGGTGGACCGGCTGGAGATCTTTATGTCGTTTTCCAAGTGCGCCAGCATGAGTTTTTTGAAAGAGATGGCGATGATATTTATTGTGAAATGCCTATTACATTTGTTCAAGCGTCATTGGGCGATGAAATTGAGGTTCCAGCATTAAATGGAAAAGTAAAGCTGAAAATTCCTGCTGGTACGCAAACAGGAAAGAAATTCCGTTTAAAAGGGAAAGGTATTCCGAATGTTCGCGGATACGGTGTCGGGGATCAATACATTATTGTTCGAATTATTACACCAACTAAGCTTTCAGACAAGCAAAAGCAGCTTTTAAAAGAATTTGCCGAGCTTAGTGGTTCATCTCCCATTGGTGAACATGAAGAAAGTTTTTTCTCAAAAGTAAAACGTGCCTTTAAAAGCGAGTAA
- the grpE gene encoding nucleotide exchange factor GrpE → MTNEKNNTINEEVEIEVENTENVILTDENAAEGEATENANVDPVVELTKEIQMLNGKVEEAENRYLRLQADFDNFRRRSRLDQEASEKYRAQKLITDLLPALDNFERAMNVEVDNEQIKSLLQGMEMIYRSLLDALKKEGVEQIESVGKEFDPHQHHAVMQGEDENFGSNIVTDELQKGYLLKDRVIRPAMVKVNQ, encoded by the coding sequence TTGACGAATGAAAAGAATAATACCATTAATGAAGAAGTAGAAATCGAAGTTGAAAATACTGAAAATGTTATACTCACCGATGAAAATGCGGCTGAGGGAGAAGCAACAGAAAATGCCAATGTTGACCCAGTCGTAGAGCTTACGAAAGAAATTCAAATGCTAAATGGTAAGGTTGAGGAAGCAGAGAATCGGTATTTACGACTTCAAGCAGATTTTGATAATTTCCGACGTCGTTCTCGGTTAGATCAAGAGGCGAGTGAAAAATATAGAGCTCAAAAGTTAATTACAGATTTACTGCCAGCGCTTGATAATTTTGAAAGAGCCATGAATGTAGAAGTTGATAATGAACAAATAAAGTCATTATTACAGGGAATGGAAATGATCTACCGTAGTCTTTTAGATGCCTTGAAAAAAGAAGGTGTGGAACAAATTGAATCCGTAGGGAAAGAGTTTGATCCCCATCAACATCATGCTGTAATGCAAGGTGAGGATGAGAATTTTGGATCCAATATTGTTACGGATGAACTTCAAAAAGGGTATCTATTAAAAGACCGTGTGATTCGCCCGGCAATGGTGAAAGTAAATCAATAA
- a CDS encoding DUF3679 domain-containing protein codes for MKMFMVKSVFVAALMLISVLTGMQLAGNGIHKLKGYEDPNFQHAVSIHETNNNISASILGNDVSSHDLEAKKKKLEEISAFNFFSSMGKKMSDGISGASEKIIHLIAD; via the coding sequence ATGAAAATGTTTATGGTAAAAAGTGTGTTTGTTGCAGCACTCATGCTTATCTCCGTTTTAACCGGCATGCAGTTGGCGGGTAATGGGATTCATAAGTTGAAGGGGTATGAAGACCCAAATTTTCAACATGCTGTCTCTATCCATGAAACGAACAATAATATTAGTGCCTCTATCCTTGGGAATGATGTTTCCAGTCATGATCTCGAGGCGAAAAAGAAAAAGCTAGAGGAAATAAGTGCATTTAATTTCTTCTCTTCGATGGGGAAGAAAATGTCTGACGGAATATCAGGCGCATCGGAAAAAATTATCCATCTCATTGCAGATTAA